The following proteins are co-located in the Acinetobacter sp. NCu2D-2 genome:
- the rsmH gene encoding 16S rRNA (cytosine(1402)-N(4))-methyltransferase RsmH produces the protein MSHISVLLHETVDALLAGRNTGVYVDGTFGRGGHTRELLSRLDENARVYAFDKDPQALEVAAQLEQEDSRFKIIHASFADIKQELHARGVELVDGVMADLGVSSPQLDQAERGFSFMKDGPLDMRMDNSQGPTAAEWLVDIEEEALANVIYQYGEERYSRRIAKAIKAAGYIETTAQLAEIVKVAHPKWEKNKHAATRTFQAIRIAINKELEDIEIFLPQAVEVLKPEARLAVISFHSLEDRLIKQFIQKESTLEEDLSWGMPQQQKDTRRLKKVSRVKASEEEVKANPRSRSAWLRVAERLA, from the coding sequence ATGTCACATATTTCTGTATTACTTCATGAAACGGTTGATGCCTTATTGGCAGGTCGCAATACAGGAGTGTATGTGGACGGCACTTTTGGACGTGGTGGCCATACCCGTGAATTACTCTCTCGTTTAGATGAAAATGCACGTGTTTATGCCTTTGATAAAGACCCACAAGCCTTAGAAGTTGCAGCTCAATTAGAACAAGAAGATTCACGTTTTAAAATCATTCATGCCAGTTTTGCTGACATTAAACAAGAATTACATGCGCGTGGCGTTGAATTGGTTGATGGCGTAATGGCGGATTTAGGTGTGTCATCTCCGCAGCTGGATCAGGCTGAACGTGGTTTTAGTTTTATGAAAGATGGTCCTTTGGACATGCGTATGGATAATTCTCAAGGTCCAACGGCAGCAGAATGGTTGGTCGATATTGAAGAAGAAGCCCTTGCCAATGTGATCTATCAATATGGTGAAGAACGTTATAGCCGCCGTATTGCCAAAGCCATTAAAGCCGCAGGTTACATTGAAACCACTGCACAACTGGCTGAAATTGTGAAAGTTGCCCATCCAAAATGGGAAAAAAATAAACATGCGGCAACACGTACTTTCCAAGCAATTCGTATTGCTATTAATAAAGAATTAGAAGATATTGAAATCTTTCTACCTCAAGCAGTTGAGGTATTAAAGCCTGAGGCACGCTTGGCAGTGATCAGCTTCCATTCATTGGAAGATCGCTTGATTAAGCAATTTATCCAGAAAGAATCGACATTGGAAGAAGATTTAAGCTGGGGAATGCCACAGCAACAGAAGGATACACGACGCTTAAAGAAAGTATCCCGTGTGAAAGCAAGCGAAGAAGAAGTTAAAGCAAATCCACGTTCACGTAGTGCTTGGCTTCGAGTTGCGGAACGATTGGCTTAA
- a CDS encoding UDP-N-acetylmuramoyl-L-alanyl-D-glutamate--2,6-diaminopimelate ligase, with translation MSITFKDIYAVQETAEWMNQSFQGFELDSRKVKLGQIFIALTSLSQPEKTADYARKALAQGALAVISEQDLAVEPSVVVPDLRHLMGTWQRQYLQATQPVQPARILAVTGTNGKTTISRLVAELIMLQSKACAVMGTTGNGILPNLEASSHTTLDALQLQNALHEYAQQGAEFTSIEASSHGLEQGRLNGCEIEIAAYSNLSRDHLDYHGTLEAYAEAKSRLFQFESLKVAVINIDDAHANVMLDAAKNNPAQPKILSYSTTQAADYQVTEIEYRISGAEFKLVTKQGTFNVHSPLLGHFNIENLVASLIVAEQAGFDLAQLIAEVPKLKGAPGRMQVIRDDERLFVVDYAHTPDALTQVLVTLKRHVSQNLWAVFGCGGDRDRGKRPLMTQAALDGADIAILTSDNPRTENPEQIFADMKNGIDFSGKTYHEIHDRREAIKFAVEHAKSGDIVVIAGKGHENYQEIDGVRHWFDDVVEVQAAIDAQHHTTDSAYPAQ, from the coding sequence ATGTCTATTACATTTAAAGATATCTATGCCGTTCAAGAGACTGCCGAATGGATGAACCAATCCTTTCAAGGTTTTGAGCTGGACAGTCGAAAAGTAAAATTAGGGCAAATTTTTATAGCCTTAACCAGTTTGTCGCAACCAGAAAAAACCGCAGATTATGCGCGTAAAGCTTTGGCACAAGGTGCGCTCGCGGTCATTTCTGAACAAGATTTAGCTGTAGAGCCGAGCGTGGTTGTACCTGATTTACGTCATTTGATGGGTACGTGGCAACGTCAGTATTTACAAGCGACTCAGCCTGTACAGCCAGCTCGAATTTTGGCGGTGACGGGAACCAATGGTAAAACCACGATTTCACGCTTAGTGGCTGAACTGATTATGCTGCAATCGAAAGCATGTGCAGTGATGGGCACCACAGGAAATGGAATTTTACCGAATTTAGAGGCCTCTTCTCATACGACGTTAGATGCACTACAGCTGCAAAATGCATTACATGAGTATGCACAGCAAGGTGCTGAGTTTACTTCGATTGAGGCCAGTTCGCATGGCTTGGAGCAAGGTCGTCTGAATGGTTGTGAAATTGAAATTGCAGCATACAGCAATTTAAGCCGTGATCATTTGGATTATCACGGGACTCTAGAAGCCTATGCAGAAGCAAAATCTCGTTTATTTCAGTTTGAAAGCTTGAAAGTGGCTGTCATCAATATTGATGACGCGCATGCGAACGTGATGCTGGACGCGGCAAAAAACAATCCCGCACAGCCGAAAATTCTTAGTTACTCAACAACGCAAGCAGCGGACTATCAAGTTACAGAGATTGAATACCGCATTTCAGGTGCTGAATTTAAGTTGGTGACCAAGCAAGGGACATTTAATGTTCACAGTCCATTGCTCGGGCATTTCAATATTGAAAACTTAGTTGCAAGCCTGATTGTGGCTGAACAAGCTGGTTTTGATTTAGCACAATTGATTGCGGAAGTACCTAAACTCAAAGGTGCGCCGGGTCGTATGCAAGTCATTCGTGATGACGAGCGTTTATTTGTGGTCGATTATGCCCATACCCCTGATGCATTGACTCAAGTTTTAGTGACCTTAAAACGTCACGTGAGTCAAAACCTGTGGGCGGTGTTTGGTTGTGGTGGTGATCGCGATCGCGGTAAACGTCCACTGATGACACAAGCAGCATTAGATGGTGCTGATATTGCAATTTTAACGTCCGATAATCCGCGGACTGAAAACCCTGAGCAAATTTTTGCCGATATGAAAAATGGAATCGATTTTTCAGGCAAAACTTATCACGAAATTCATGACCGTCGAGAAGCGATTAAATTTGCTGTAGAACATGCAAAATCGGGTGACATTGTGGTGATTGCAGGAAAAGGGCATGAAAATTATCAAGAAATTGATGGTGTCCGTCATTGGTTTGACGATGTAGTTGAAGTGCAGGCAGCAATTGATGCTCAGCACCATACAACTGATTCAGCCTATCCAGCACAATAA
- the mraY gene encoding phospho-N-acetylmuramoyl-pentapeptide-transferase produces MLLWLFEHLAGYDSTFQVVRYLTLRSLLSVLTALTIGLVLGPIMIRKLQALKYGQAVSSFAPENHAKKMGTPTMGGVLILLSIGISTLLWADLSNPYVWIVLAVMVIFGAVGWADDWIKIRYKDNAGLPARKKFFWTSVGSLGAGIALYVIAQQQTNPVVTANMLDVLIPFFKDHSIPLSVVPLGIGFIIFTYFVINGASNAVNLTDGLDGLAIMPIVLVATGLGVFAYLAGDVRFANYLHIPYVKYSSELVVICAAMIGAGLAFLWFNAHPAQVFMGDVGALSLGAMLGTIAVMVRQEIVFAIMAGVFLVEAISVFLQIGSLRMRNKRVFLMAPLHHHYEKKGWRETQVVIRFWIITIMLVVLGLMTLKLR; encoded by the coding sequence ATGCTGTTATGGCTATTTGAACATTTGGCGGGCTATGACAGCACGTTTCAGGTGGTTCGTTATTTAACATTACGTTCATTGCTCAGTGTATTGACTGCATTGACCATTGGTCTTGTGCTTGGTCCGATTATGATTCGCAAGCTACAAGCCTTGAAATATGGTCAAGCAGTAAGTTCATTTGCACCTGAAAACCATGCGAAAAAAATGGGTACACCAACTATGGGTGGTGTATTAATTTTACTTTCAATTGGTATTTCAACCTTACTTTGGGCAGATTTATCCAATCCATATGTGTGGATTGTGCTTGCGGTGATGGTGATCTTTGGTGCGGTCGGTTGGGCAGATGACTGGATCAAAATTCGTTATAAAGACAATGCCGGTTTACCTGCGCGTAAAAAATTCTTTTGGACCTCTGTGGGTTCATTGGGTGCAGGTATTGCATTGTATGTGATTGCACAACAGCAAACTAATCCTGTTGTTACAGCGAATATGCTGGATGTACTGATTCCATTCTTTAAAGATCATAGCATTCCACTATCAGTTGTACCGCTGGGTATAGGTTTTATTATCTTTACTTACTTCGTGATTAACGGTGCATCGAATGCGGTGAACTTAACCGATGGTCTTGATGGTTTGGCTATTATGCCAATCGTTTTGGTTGCAACAGGTTTAGGTGTATTTGCTTATCTTGCTGGTGATGTACGCTTTGCCAATTATCTTCATATTCCGTATGTGAAATATTCATCTGAACTTGTAGTGATCTGTGCTGCGATGATTGGTGCGGGCTTGGCATTCCTTTGGTTTAATGCCCATCCTGCGCAAGTGTTTATGGGTGATGTTGGTGCGTTATCACTCGGTGCGATGCTCGGTACGATCGCGGTGATGGTTCGTCAAGAAATCGTATTTGCGATTATGGCTGGTGTATTCTTAGTTGAAGCGATTTCTGTATTCTTACAGATCGGTTCATTACGTATGCGCAATAAACGCGTGTTCTTGATGGCACCGCTGCATCATCACTACGAGAAGAAAGGTTGGCGCGAAACTCAAGTCGTGATTCGTTTCTGGATTATTACAATTATGCTGGTAGTTTTGGGTCTAATGACTTTAAAATTACGCTAA
- the ftsL gene encoding cell division protein FtsL — protein sequence MKTEVVDKKTDKLRLKKSITYAILLLMVFVSAIFVVFQVFEYRQDYRKLSTYMRERDDLNAEWGRLLIEQQTFGATAQIGTRAVTQLRMYSPPISQTVVVSLPQTSDDAKK from the coding sequence ATGAAAACTGAAGTGGTCGACAAAAAAACGGACAAATTGCGGCTTAAAAAAAGTATCACTTATGCCATCTTATTGTTAATGGTATTTGTGAGTGCAATTTTTGTGGTGTTCCAGGTTTTTGAATATCGTCAAGATTATCGAAAGCTCAGCACGTATATGCGCGAACGAGACGATTTAAATGCCGAATGGGGGCGTTTGCTGATTGAGCAACAAACCTTTGGGGCAACCGCTCAAATTGGTACGCGTGCTGTGACACAACTACGCATGTATTCACCGCCAATTTCGCAAACCGTAGTGGTGTCTTTACCTCAAACTTCAGATGATGCTAAAAAATAA
- a CDS encoding sulfate ABC transporter substrate-binding protein: MKTQLKSIFSSVLLVAGFAVTTTATHAADREFLNVSYDATREFYDEFNKSFGAYWKSRTGIDVNFKQSHGGSGKQARSVVDGLKGDVVTLALANDIEEIVRSGQINSGWQKEFPHNSAPYTSTVVMMVRKGNPKHIKDWNDLVKPGVEIITPNPKTGGLPRWVYLSAWGYAEKQPGGNKAKAQEFVGKMYKNVKVMDSAARASMTTFAERGIGDVLLTWENEALVTQKALGKNKFEIVYPSISILTEPSVAIVDKTVEKNGNKWLAKGYINYLYSPLGQEMAAKHFYRPRNAKALAKYSAQFPKIKTFTIDEVFGGWANAQKTHFVNGAIFDQIYNSKR, from the coding sequence ATGAAGACTCAATTAAAATCTATTTTCAGTTCAGTGTTGTTGGTTGCTGGTTTTGCAGTGACAACAACTGCGACACACGCTGCAGACCGTGAATTCCTTAACGTATCTTATGATGCAACACGTGAATTCTATGACGAGTTCAATAAGTCATTTGGTGCTTATTGGAAGAGCCGCACAGGTATTGATGTGAACTTTAAACAATCACACGGTGGTTCAGGCAAACAAGCACGTTCTGTTGTGGATGGTTTAAAAGGTGACGTGGTGACCTTGGCGTTGGCCAATGATATTGAAGAGATTGTGCGTTCAGGACAAATCAATTCAGGTTGGCAAAAAGAGTTTCCGCATAACTCAGCACCATATACATCTACAGTGGTTATGATGGTGCGTAAAGGCAACCCAAAACACATCAAAGACTGGAATGACTTGGTTAAGCCGGGTGTAGAAATTATTACACCAAACCCTAAAACAGGTGGTTTACCTCGTTGGGTATATTTATCAGCTTGGGGTTATGCAGAGAAACAACCAGGTGGTAATAAGGCAAAAGCACAAGAATTTGTCGGCAAGATGTACAAAAACGTGAAAGTGATGGACTCTGCTGCACGTGCTTCTATGACTACCTTCGCTGAGCGCGGCATTGGTGATGTATTGTTAACATGGGAAAATGAAGCCCTTGTGACACAAAAAGCCTTGGGTAAAAACAAATTTGAAATTGTTTATCCATCTATTTCAATTTTGACAGAACCTTCGGTTGCGATTGTAGATAAAACTGTTGAGAAAAATGGTAATAAGTGGCTAGCAAAAGGCTATATCAACTATCTATATTCACCACTTGGTCAGGAAATGGCTGCAAAACATTTCTATCGTCCACGTAATGCCAAAGCACTTGCGAAATATTCTGCACAGTTCCCGAAAATCAAAACATTTACGATTGATGAAGTATTTGGTGGTTGGGCAAATGCACAGAAAACTCACTTCGTAAATGGTGCGATCTTCGATCAAATCTATAACAGCAAACGTTAA
- a CDS encoding sulfate ABC transporter substrate-binding protein: protein MKKIIASAALLLLSEAATQQLFAKDFLNVSYDPTREFYQEYNEEFGKFWKQKTGQTVNFKQSHGGSGKQARSVVDGLQADVVTLALANDIEEIVAAGLIQKGWQKEFPSNSAPYTSTIVFLVRKGNPKKIKDWNDLTKPGVEIITPNPKTGGAPRWIYLSAWGYALKQPGGNDAKAKELVKKLYGNVKVLDSGARGSLTTFAERGIGDVLLSWENEALLATQGLGKEKFEIVYPSISILAEPSVAIVDKIVDKNGNRNLAKGYLNYLYSPKGQELAAKYYFRPRDSKAAAKYSAQFPKIQTFTIDKVFGGWAKAQKTHFVNGAIYDQIAAENR from the coding sequence ATGAAAAAAATAATTGCATCAGCAGCATTATTGCTGCTTAGTGAAGCAGCTACACAGCAACTGTTCGCAAAAGACTTTTTAAATGTTTCTTACGATCCAACACGTGAATTTTATCAAGAATATAACGAAGAGTTTGGAAAATTCTGGAAACAAAAAACCGGACAAACGGTTAATTTTAAGCAATCACATGGCGGCTCAGGTAAGCAAGCACGATCAGTAGTAGATGGTTTACAAGCAGATGTCGTGACCTTGGCATTGGCAAATGATATTGAAGAAATCGTAGCTGCAGGCCTGATTCAGAAAGGTTGGCAAAAAGAATTTCCGAGTAACTCAGCACCCTATACTTCAACTATCGTATTCCTTGTGCGTAAGGGTAATCCAAAGAAAATTAAAGATTGGAATGATCTGACCAAGCCAGGTGTTGAAATCATTACACCAAATCCAAAAACTGGTGGCGCACCGCGTTGGATTTATTTATCAGCATGGGGTTATGCACTGAAACAACCGGGTGGTAATGATGCCAAAGCCAAAGAACTGGTTAAAAAATTATACGGCAATGTCAAAGTACTTGATTCAGGCGCACGCGGCTCTTTAACCACTTTTGCTGAGCGTGGTATTGGCGATGTGCTGTTGTCTTGGGAAAATGAAGCACTGCTTGCGACGCAAGGTTTGGGTAAAGAAAAGTTTGAAATTGTGTATCCATCGATTTCAATTCTTGCAGAGCCATCGGTTGCGATCGTTGATAAGATTGTTGATAAAAATGGAAACCGCAATTTGGCCAAAGGCTATTTAAACTATTTATATTCACCGAAGGGGCAGGAGTTAGCAGCAAAATACTACTTCCGACCACGTGATAGTAAAGCAGCTGCAAAATATTCAGCGCAGTTCCCTAAAATCCAAACCTTTACCATTGATAAAGTTTTTGGGGGTTGGGCAAAGGCACAGAAAACACATTTTGTGAACGGTGCAATCTACGATCAAATTGCAGCAGAAAATCGCTAA
- a CDS encoding UDP-N-acetylmuramoyl-tripeptide--D-alanyl-D-alanine ligase yields MHTSTTSTVPLEPWTAEQLKQATQGYWLNDRVPQGDIKRILTDSRHAETGDAFLALKGERFDAHDFVKLVADNGCQVAIVDHPVDADICQLVVADTRLALGALGAYRRRQNPQLKVIALTGSSGKTTTKEMLGSILSRIAPTLITRGNLNNDLGVPMMLLELRHEHQYAVMELGASHKGEIDYTSNLVQPHVAGILNIGTAHMGEFGGRDGICRAKSEIYSHISDISIVPAHDDFTQEIRNAVQTEQVMSFGEGGEVFATNIELQSQSATFTLNTPQGIKTVQLPFAGEHNVQNATAAAAFALAIGVGLDDIVIGLEHAVGAKGRLNFIKHKEYLFIDDTYNANPTSMRAAADVLAQQEGIRVMVTGDIGELGSSAAIEHYKLGRDLVSVKGLNFVVAVGEFAPAAQEGARSTQYGKKMQAFLNQEQALPFLINLIETHQPQPMSFLFKGSRYTHMETLMAALMEKL; encoded by the coding sequence ATGCATACATCGACCACCAGTACAGTGCCTTTAGAGCCATGGACAGCAGAACAATTAAAACAAGCAACTCAAGGTTATTGGCTGAATGACCGAGTTCCTCAAGGTGATATTAAGCGAATTTTAACGGATTCACGTCATGCCGAAACAGGCGATGCCTTCCTTGCGTTGAAAGGCGAACGTTTTGATGCACATGATTTCGTTAAACTAGTTGCGGACAATGGCTGTCAGGTTGCTATTGTTGATCATCCTGTTGACGCCGATATTTGTCAGCTCGTTGTTGCCGACACGCGATTGGCTTTAGGTGCATTGGGCGCGTATCGTCGTCGCCAAAATCCTCAGCTTAAAGTGATTGCTTTAACAGGAAGTAGCGGTAAAACCACCACTAAAGAAATGCTGGGAAGTATTCTGTCTCGCATTGCGCCAACACTGATTACACGCGGTAACTTAAATAACGATTTGGGTGTACCAATGATGTTATTGGAGCTTCGTCATGAGCATCAATATGCTGTCATGGAGCTTGGTGCAAGCCATAAAGGTGAAATCGATTACACCTCAAATTTAGTTCAACCGCATGTGGCAGGTATCTTAAACATCGGTACTGCACATATGGGTGAGTTTGGTGGCCGCGATGGTATCTGCCGCGCCAAGTCTGAAATTTATTCTCATATTTCAGATATATCAATTGTCCCAGCACATGATGATTTTACCCAAGAGATTCGTAATGCTGTTCAAACTGAACAAGTAATGAGTTTTGGTGAGGGTGGGGAAGTCTTCGCTACAAATATCGAACTGCAATCACAGTCTGCAACATTTACATTAAATACACCACAAGGTATAAAAACTGTACAACTTCCGTTTGCAGGTGAGCACAATGTTCAAAATGCAACGGCTGCTGCAGCATTTGCCTTGGCAATAGGTGTAGGTCTTGATGATATTGTTATTGGTCTTGAGCATGCTGTTGGTGCTAAAGGTCGTTTGAATTTCATCAAGCACAAAGAATATTTATTTATTGATGATACCTACAATGCCAACCCAACATCTATGCGTGCTGCTGCTGATGTACTTGCACAGCAAGAAGGCATCCGTGTCATGGTGACTGGGGATATTGGCGAATTAGGTTCATCTGCCGCCATTGAGCATTATAAGCTCGGTCGTGATTTGGTTTCGGTGAAAGGGCTTAACTTTGTGGTTGCTGTCGGTGAATTTGCACCAGCAGCACAAGAAGGCGCTCGTAGTACCCAATATGGTAAGAAAATGCAGGCCTTCTTAAACCAAGAGCAGGCATTGCCATTTTTAATTAATTTGATTGAAACACATCAACCTCAGCCGATGTCGTTCCTGTTCAAAGGGTCACGTTATACCCACATGGAAACATTGATGGCTGCATTGATGGAGAAACTTTAA
- the ftsI gene encoding penicillin-binding protein PBP3, which translates to MVDKKTKQTTRKKQQSVTNKNALNVDMTRFYIMWAVVLLCFIALVGRAFYVQVINKDFLQNKANANILRTDKIKAMRGVIYDRNGVPLAISTPIMKLVMDPRDYFDNKKLYDETMLALQKEPNSKKLKRQLPEKNLNLDELADAIGMDRAELRKKMQDKPRSRYLILKKEVPPQQAEMIMARKFQGVYTEKTYKRYYPQPQPNSQIIGLTNSEGMGIEGLEMQLNERLSGEDGEQQIVRDKKGNRVKDPEVIKEVEAGENITLSIDSRLQYIMYRELTAAGVANNARSATALAVDVKTGEILAMTSWPSYNPNDKKGLGNKDAMRNRGAIDAFEPGSTMKPLTVAMALESGKYNANSVINTTPGSMRVGNHTIRDTHNYGPLTLGGIIQKSSNVGVAKIALSLPYETLPTFYKRLGFGQRSAVKFPGESSGLILPPSKWNVSEVATMSYGYGLNATVLQIADAYAMIANKGVKLPLSLYKLEEQPKGEQMIDPKIAQQVLLMMEAVTLPGGTAQQANIPGYRVAGKTGTAHKLRADRKGYSQSEYRALFAGIAPVSDPRIAMIVVVENPTGAYYGGLVAAPVFARVMQESLRLLNVPLDKPLESPKVQ; encoded by the coding sequence ATGGTAGATAAGAAAACTAAGCAGACGACGCGTAAAAAACAGCAATCTGTGACCAATAAAAATGCCTTAAATGTCGACATGACCCGTTTTTACATCATGTGGGCGGTGGTTCTACTGTGCTTTATTGCATTGGTGGGGCGTGCTTTTTATGTGCAAGTTATCAATAAAGACTTTTTACAGAATAAAGCCAATGCCAATATTTTAAGAACCGATAAAATCAAAGCCATGCGCGGCGTGATTTATGATCGAAATGGTGTACCACTCGCGATTAGTACACCGATTATGAAGTTGGTCATGGATCCACGTGATTATTTCGATAATAAAAAACTCTATGACGAAACCATGTTGGCACTACAGAAAGAGCCAAACAGTAAAAAGTTAAAACGTCAGCTTCCTGAAAAAAATCTGAACTTGGATGAATTGGCTGATGCTATTGGGATGGATCGTGCTGAACTGCGTAAAAAGATGCAGGATAAGCCGCGTTCACGTTATTTAATCTTGAAAAAAGAAGTGCCACCGCAACAAGCGGAAATGATTATGGCGCGTAAATTCCAAGGCGTATATACCGAAAAAACTTATAAGCGTTACTACCCACAGCCGCAGCCCAACTCACAAATTATTGGTTTGACCAATAGTGAAGGGATGGGGATTGAAGGCTTGGAAATGCAGCTCAATGAACGCCTATCTGGTGAAGATGGCGAGCAACAAATTGTCCGGGATAAAAAAGGTAACCGTGTTAAAGACCCTGAAGTAATTAAAGAAGTCGAAGCAGGGGAGAACATCACCTTAAGTATCGACTCACGTTTGCAGTACATCATGTACCGTGAATTAACCGCGGCAGGTGTGGCGAATAATGCACGTTCGGCAACAGCACTTGCGGTGGATGTAAAAACCGGTGAAATCTTGGCAATGACATCATGGCCATCTTATAACCCAAATGATAAAAAAGGCTTGGGCAATAAAGATGCCATGCGTAACCGCGGTGCGATTGATGCCTTTGAGCCGGGTTCAACCATGAAACCATTGACTGTGGCGATGGCACTCGAAAGTGGTAAATACAATGCCAATAGTGTCATTAATACCACACCAGGTTCAATGCGTGTAGGCAATCATACTATTCGTGATACGCATAACTATGGTCCATTGACATTGGGTGGGATTATTCAAAAATCATCCAACGTCGGTGTGGCTAAAATTGCTTTATCCTTACCGTATGAAACCTTACCGACCTTCTACAAACGTCTAGGATTTGGTCAGCGCTCTGCCGTTAAATTCCCGGGTGAAAGTAGTGGTTTGATCTTGCCGCCAAGCAAGTGGAACGTATCTGAAGTTGCAACAATGTCATATGGTTATGGCTTGAATGCAACTGTGTTACAGATTGCAGATGCCTATGCCATGATTGCCAATAAAGGCGTAAAATTACCACTCAGTTTATACAAACTTGAAGAGCAGCCAAAAGGTGAGCAAATGATCGATCCTAAGATTGCTCAACAAGTATTGTTAATGATGGAAGCTGTAACTTTACCAGGTGGTACAGCGCAGCAAGCCAATATTCCAGGCTACCGCGTTGCAGGTAAAACTGGTACCGCGCATAAACTTCGTGCTGACCGCAAAGGTTATTCACAAAGTGAATATCGTGCTTTATTTGCCGGCATTGCACCTGTAAGTGATCCACGTATAGCCATGATTGTTGTGGTAGAGAATCCAACGGGCGCGTATTACGGTGGTTTAGTAGCGGCACCGGTATTTGCACGTGTGATGCAGGAATCATTACGTTTATTGAATGTCCCATTGGACAAACCTTTAGAATCTCCCAAAGTCCAGTAA
- a CDS encoding IS3 family transposase (programmed frameshift) — translation MEHKREQRVKRTQRDYSFAFKMMVVHEVEKGQITYKQAQAKYGIQGRSTVLVWLRKHGQQDWTSNMPTSSKRQLTPQQRIRQLEKQLAAEKLKTEFIQDVIYHIDKECGTDLGKKVYRARFKDWQSQRRLSVSRYCQWLGITRQAYYQAEKRAQMTAQATEQILELVMEYRCLMPSIGTRKLYWLIKGKLLQRGLKCGRDQLFKILKENNLLIRPKRCYTKTTDSKHWMKKHPNLLKDYSAVQANEVFVSDITYVESAEGVHYLSLVTDAYTRQIKGYKLSNDMRAENVVQALHMAMQQATDRATRMIHHSDRGAQYCSELYQSALRHYGICPSMTDGKDCYQNALAERINGILKQEFLTTRCQTMKELDHLIAESIMIYNCYRPHLSLNMNTPNQMYEQTKTELIA, via the exons ATGGAACATAAACGAGAACAACGAGTTAAACGTACACAACGTGACTATAGCTTTGCCTTTAAAATGATGGTGGTACATGAAGTAGAAAAAGGGCAAATTACTTATAAGCAAGCTCAGGCAAAATATGGTATTCAAGGAAGATCAACTGTGCTGGTATGGTTACGCAAGCACGGACAACAGGACTGGACTTCGAATATGCCGACTTCTTCTAAACGCCAATTGACACCCCAACAACGAATCCGCCAATTAGAAAAGCAGTTAGCCGCAGAAAAGCTTAAAACTGAATTTATTCAGGATGTGATTTATCACATTGATAAAGAATGTGGGACTGATCTTG GGAAAAAAGTATACCGAGCACGTTTCAAAGATTGGCAAAGCCAAAGAAGACTAAGCGTTTCACGTTATTGTCAGTGGTTGGGAATCACCCGACAAGCTTATTATCAAGCAGAAAAACGTGCTCAAATGACTGCACAAGCAACTGAACAAATACTTGAGTTGGTTATGGAATATCGCTGTCTCATGCCAAGTATCGGAACACGTAAGCTGTATTGGCTTATTAAAGGCAAATTGTTGCAACGTGGTTTAAAGTGTGGACGGGATCAGTTATTTAAAATATTGAAAGAAAATAACTTATTGATTCGCCCTAAGCGTTGCTATACAAAAACTACGGATAGCAAGCATTGGATGAAGAAGCATCCAAATTTATTAAAGGATTATTCAGCAGTGCAAGCCAATGAAGTCTTTGTTAGTGATATTACCTATGTTGAGAGTGCTGAAGGTGTGCATTATTTATCCTTGGTGACAGATGCTTATACCCGACAGATTAAAGGTTATAAGTTATCGAATGATATGCGTGCGGAGAATGTTGTGCAGGCTCTACATATGGCGATGCAGCAAGCGACAGATCGAGCGACTAGGATGATTCATCATTCAGATAGAGGTGCTCAATATTGCTCTGAGCTATATCAATCGGCATTGCGCCATTATGGGATATGTCCTTCCATGACAGATGGCAAGGACTGTTATCAGAATGCATTAGCAGAGCGAATTAATGGAATATTAAAGCAGGAGTTTTTAACCACGCGATGTCAAACCATGAAGGAGTTAGATCACTTAATTGCGGAATCTATCATGATTTACAATTGTTATAGACCGCATTTAAGTTTAAATATGAACACCCCGAATCAGATGTATGAGCAAACAAAAACCGAGCTAATTGCTTAA